ACTCACATCACCATCTTGTGGTGTCACGTCATGCTTTTCGGCTTGTTAGGCTCACTAACGTGGGTTTATGCATGTGTTTCTAAGTCCAGAAGCGATTTGTGGGACCCAGAGAGTATTGAGATATAGGCATAGTTGATCTGGGCCAGATAcctcatatataaaattaaaaagttggacTAGAGACTATCAAACCCCAGTAGGTTTAAGAATCACTAGCAGAACTTAATAAAATGCACTTCTTCCACTAGGAAGTTTGGGTTTGTGGACCCCAAGAATCTGTATCTTGCCTAGGCTTTCAGCTCCACACAGTGAAGCACATTGGACCAGATAGATTCTAAAGGGCTTGTTGAGGTGTAGAGTTGTAAATTATAGAGTTTAAATGTGATTTAATTGAGCAGTAATtcggaagcttttttttttttttttttttttggggggggacagagtcttgctgtgttgcccgggctggagtgcagtggcatgatctcagctcactgcaacctccgtttcccgagttcaagcgattcccctccctcagcctccccaatagttaagattacaggtgtgtgccaccatgcccagctaatttttgtatttttagtagagacagggtgtcaccatgttggccaggctggtcttaactcctgagttcaagtgatctgcctgcctcggcctcccaaagtcaggcgtgagccactgcacccggctggaaGCTTTTTTATTAGGATGATATGAAAAGTGATTGTTGTAAGTAATAAAATGGTGAGTTCATCCAGGTTGCTGAtcctattttacttatttatttttatttttattttttgagacagaatctcactctgttgcccaggctggagtgtagcggcatgatctcagctcatgcaacctctgcctcctgggttcacatgattcttgtgcctcagcctccccagtagctaggattacaagcgtgcgccaccacgcctggctaatttttgtatttttattagagacggggtttcaccatgttagccaggctggtctcaaactcctgacctcaagtgatcctcctcggcctcccaaagtactggagattacaggcgtgagccaccgtgcccggccttgatcCTGTTTTATTTGTGCTTGTCCTCTTTGCAGGCATCTCATTCAATAGACCATTGATGGGGTTTTTTAATTgaacttttgaattttttgaattGAGAATCAAAGGCTTTAATGGTTGCTTTGTGTTGTCTTCCCCCAAAAGGTGTGGTCACTGTCAAAGATTAACACCAGAATGGAAGAAAGCAGCAACTGCATTAAAAGTAAGTTTCTTAGGAATGCAAAAGGcttacaaaacttttttttacagTAAGTTTCTAAGATGTCCATATTCACCTGTGTATGTTTAAGTAATAAGTATGCAGATGGTTTAATGTTCAGTGGGAAGCTAGTTTGCATATCAGAGTTGAAAATACTGGTTCTGTTGTCAAAATCATACTGAGAACAAGGGGATAatacacatttaaatgtttacattgcctgtttttgtttattctgtttCCCAGATAAATGACAGTTACTCTCAGCCCTGCCAATTCTGTGAGCTGCAGAGTTCCCTCCATGGGCTTTGATTTCCCCCATCATTCCATTTAGATTCTCTTCTGGTGTTCAAGGCTAAAGCCCTTATTGACTGATTGCAAACTGCACCCTGTGCTTTATTACCTTTTTCTGAGTCTATATGAAGCAGATAATGAGTTCTTGTGGAGTCTGCTTTAGCGGAAGGaaaaattgttatttcttttacatttccacAGGATGTTGTCAAAGTTGGTGCAGTTGATGCAGATAAGCATCATTCCCTAGGAGGTCAGTATGGTGTTCAGGGATTTCCTACCATTAAGATTTTTGGATCCAACAAAAACAGACCAGAAGATTACCAAGGTAAGGACTTTTCCTAGCTACTTCATTCCCCTGGTAGACAAGAACCTACTGTTCTTTAACAAGCTTGAGAACCTGCTCTACCTGCAAGGTTCTCAACCTCATTGTACTTGAATTATCTATAAATGGTACACAGTGATTCCTATACCCTCCGAGTCATTCTGAAGATGAAATGTGTGTCACACAGGTTTGTCTCAATGCTTGCTTAGGTCTATGCTACATTAGCAATGATAGAAAATAGTGTTCTGTGCTACCCTGTTGTCTTTCTCATTACAGTCACTTGTATTTAGTAAAGATCTACATGTATTTTCTTGCTCTAATCTCTCTTCCCTTTACTGTAGGAGAAGGGTCTAACATACCACTATGAAAAAGGAGACTCTGTAATTTGAGAGTCTTAGTCTCCTAAACTGTCAATAATAAATGGATACCACAAATTCTGTTTTGTAGATAAGTAAATTGTTAGTGTCTGCTGTGAGCCACTGAGGCAACTAAAGATAGAATTCAGGTttcaccctcccaagactaaatgtTATTTCAGCcacactattcttttttttttttttttttttttttttaagagacagagtcttgctatgttgcccagcctggactcaaattcctaggctcaggcaatcctcctacttcagcctcccaagtagctggaattacaggcaccacaCTCTTAGAGAATTGTCTTGTTATTTAATTAAGATATCacaaatgggctgggcacggtggctcatgcctgtaatcccagcactttgggaggccgagacgggcggatcacgaggtcaggagatcgagaccatcctggctaacacggtgaaaccctgtctctactaaaaatacaaaaaattagccgggcacggtggtgggtgcctgtagtcccagctactccggaggctgaggcaggagaatggcgtgaacccggaaggcggagcttgcagtgagccgagattgtactccagcctaggcgacagagcgagactccgtctcaaaaaaaaaaaaaaaaaagatatcacaaACAGATTATTCTATTTAAGATAGTCAGAGTTGCTGGGTTGGGCCAGATCCATAGTGCTAGTAACAGTATTGGGCATAATTTGTTTGAAGCTGAAATTATGACTAATTTGATAAAGGTTTTTGTTGAAGATTTATATGGAACATATGAGTGACTGAACTTTGTCATCTTAGGTTTTGCTTTATGTGAGCAGTACCAGCTCATGGGTTGGGTGGCAGCATCAACATCATAGTAAAAGAGTTGTCTGTCATCGGTGACTTGCCTGAGTCCAGCTAATAGAAGGCAGGGAAGGTAGGGGTGAGGGGTACAGAATCTGTCGTGTGTGAGCTGGGAAGGCAGCCCATCCTGGCTGCCTAGCTGCTAGCCTCTCCATACTCCAGCGTCGTAACTAAACAGTACTTAGTGTCTTGCTTCTCTGCATAATGGGGATGTGCAAACCTATTTTAAGGTACCAGAAGCTTAATTGAAATAGTACACATAAAGCATATGAGACAAATACTTGGTAAATATGTGTCGTTGGCAAATCTCGAGGCTGGAGGTCTCATCTTCGTCTTCGTCTGAAGATGAAGATGTGGCCTTGGACACGTTGTCTCTGCTAGGCTCCCCAGCTCCAAAGTTCTAGGgagagacttttttttcccctgagtaAACGCCTGCTTTTCTGCCTTTGAATAATAGTTTGTTTTAGTTTTCCTCACTTATGAAAATGTACATGTTTTTAGTGCAGTCAGTCTGCTgctgtttttataaatttagtttattggaacacagccctgTTTGTCAACATATTGTCTCTGGCTCCTTTTGCACTGGAACAacagaattgagtagttgcaaTAGACAGTATGGCCCAAAACGCTGAAAAGTTTTTTTCCTAGTATACTTCATGATTTGGCATATGTCCAGATAAAGACTCGGGGAAGGGGCAGTGGTTCAGATGACGGAGATACCTGACATAGATAAGGAGCAGAGGCTGTTTCATGTTGAGGCCTTGCCCTTCTGTGTTATCAAGTGACATACTTGGTAGGCTCAGCCAGCGATACAGTGCAAGATTATCTGAATAGATGCTGAGAGTTGCTGTAATATATTTTGTGgatatttttgttctgttttgttttgttcgagatggagtctcactctgttgcccaggctggagtgcagtggtgctatctcggctcactgcaacctccacctcctgggttcaagcaattctcctgcctcagcctcctgagtagctgggattacagacatgcaccactacacccggctaattattgtatttttagtagagatggggtttcactgtgttggtcaggctgctctcgaactcttgacctcatgatccgcctgcctcggcctcccaaagtgctgggattacaggcgtgagccaccgcacccggcctatattttgtttcttgtgtCAGGTCTGGTGTGTTCTCAAAAGTTTCTCTTCCTGGGCAGAAAAAAAGGCTGGCTGCACACCTTagatctctaatcccagcactttgggaggctgaggtgggaggatcacttgagtacaggagtttgagaaaactctaaaaaaaaaaaagaaagattttttttttttcttgacacagagtctcgttctgtcacccaggctggagtgcagtggcgtgatgtcggctcactgcagcctccgtctcctgggttcaggtgattctcctgcctcagcctcctgagtagctgggattatagatgtccaccaccacgcccagctaatttttgtgtttttagtagagacagggtttcactatgttgggcaggatgttctcgaactcctgacctcaggtgttccacgtgcctccgcctcccaaagtgctgagatcccaggcgtgagccaccatagcAGGCCAGAAAATGAACTTTCTAAAGAGATTCTATTAGATCTAGTTTTGCCTTTAAACTGAAGAAAGCAGATGGCATATGTTATTCCAGTACTTCTGTGTTAGTTAATAGCCCCTGACTGTCTTGAGCAAATAAGTTTTTGGTGAACTTCCAAAGACTATTATCATCTTGCCTCTTTGAGTTTTAATGCAGATTTGTTACTTATATTAGGATTAAGTTCAGCTTAACTGTTTCAAGcaagatagaaaaaaagaagcCTGGAATGGTTTCCAGTTACTTGGCTTCAAAGACACCTCATACCtgctttttccatcttttctatCTGGTATCTCACAGaaattgttccttttttatttggGAAATTCCCCTGCTTTCCCAGCTAGATATTAAGCTTCTTATTGATCCATGTTCATGTTCGGTAAACATTTGTGAGTTATTCTCATTAGGAGATGGTATTTGAGCAGGGAGTTTTCGTTCACACTACGTAAAACTTAAGAAGAGAAAttgggctggacacggtggctcacacttgtgatcccagcactttgagaggctgaggtgggcggatcacttgaggtcaggagtttgtgaccaacctggccgacatggtgaaaccctgtctctactaaaaatacaaaaattagccagaaatcacttgaacccgggaggcggaggttgcagtgacctgagattgtgccactgtactccagcctgggcaacagggtgagactccatctcaaaaaataataataataaataaaaaaggaaaaggaattggTTTTCCAAGTGTTAAGCCTAGTGCAAAATGCATTGTGGGGAGAAAGTGTGTTCTGTCAGAGATACATGTGTTAGAACTGTGTCACACCTGGTGAAGCTGACAGTGAGGTAAAGACACAGTCTTGGGCCGGGCCAGATGAGGCACTTGCTAAAGGCCGGGCTGAGGACCGCCTACCTTTCGTCTCCTGTAGGTGGCAGAACTGGTGAAGCCATTGTAGATGCTGCGCTGAGTGCTCTGCGCCAGCTCGTGAAGGATCGCCTCGGGGGACGGAGCGGAGGATACAGTTCTGGAAAACAAGTAAGACCATAAAATGTCAGTTTTTAATGTGTCATAATTTTGAAGCCAGAGTGGATTCCTTGTATAAgatagttgttttttaaaagtatgttaaaGTGGTGAACTCTCAATTAAAGAATAATAGAGGATTGGATCCACCGATCCCAGAGAGAACCAGCCCTCCAGCCTGCTCATTTGGCTTCCTCAGAATTGCTGTTGCCAAAGCCAGTCAGTCCCAGGGCCTCTTGCCACACCTGCAGTCCAAGTACCAGGCCCAGGAGCCACGTGCTGGCATCCCGTGGCACTTGTAGGTCCAGAGTGGGGATGGGATGGACGGGTTTTCCTTTAGGTAGGCTTTGGCAAACCGTGATGAGATTGGATTACCTCTTGGCCTGTATCTGTGGCAGTCAGCCCCAAAtccatggaaaattctacacaaatggatagggaagaagagagagagagaggagcagattGGTGTTTTAGATGCCCTTGTGTGAAATGTGAAGCTTACACTGATGTTCTTGTGAAAAGACAAACTTGAAGATGTATCAATATTAAATGGGCTTTTACTTTTAGGAGACCAGTTACACTAGCTTCTTTATACAGGCTCAGAGCTTACCCAGAGATTTCATGCtcttgccttttattttaaacttagaCATTTAATGAGCATAGTTGCCTGGCCCCCTGCACCCTGCCTGGCAACAGAAAGCAATGCTGACTGCTTCTTAGATTTAGTACTGAAGAACATTCTtcgaaaaaagaaaaggattaagTGTTATTTTTAGCTCTGTTGGCTGGTAGGGACTTTGTCTATGAAAGATGTAACATAACATCCTAGGATGAAGCAGCAGCTGTACTTGAGTCTGAATTAGAACAGTGTTGTTCAGGTGGTTTTTTGAGCCATGTTGAGGTTTCTCTCTAAAAATAGCTGGTGACGGCATTCAGGTACAGGTTATGTGTTGTACTGAATGTATTGATAATTACTTGAAAGTAAAAGACTATTTGCCaagcaaaaattataatgctGAGGAATGTACCCAATTTGAATACAACCGTTTTCACTATTTTATTCACTAAAGAAAAACCCTAAAACTTTGTTAAGATGTAGAAGTAGTGTTATTATTTAAAACAGGAAAAGTGTTCTTCTTGGCCCAATTGTTTGATGTTTAATGTCATAAATGACAGGGCAGAAGTGATAGTTCAAGTAAGAAGGATGTGATTGAGCTGACAGACGACAGCTTTGATAAGAATGTTCTGGACAGTGAAGATGTTTGGATGGTTGAGTTCTATGCTCCTTGGTGCGGACACTGCAAAAAGTAAGTGCCTTCTACTAAGTAGTCTGTTCATTCACAGTGTTTTCAGTACATTCATTAGCTTATTTTGAAAGAGCTGAACTAGATAATAGATCACCACTAAGATCTCTTCCAGCAAAACTCTGACTCTAAGCGAATATTAAACATTGACATTAGCGCCAAGAGCTTCCACTCTCCTATTGCCAAAGATTAACAAGGGACTGGCTCATGTCTGGATTTAGGGGCAGTGGTGGAATGGGAAGCTCATGTGAAGGGTAGCATTGTATCTTTAGTAAAGCCACACATGAAATGTTTTCTAGGTGTGATATAATTGGGGATTGGGCAGAAATGCACAGATCAGTTAAAaagtataggctgggcatggtagctcacacctgtaatcctagctctttgggaggccgaggcaggcagatcacttgaggtcaggactttgagaccagcctgggcaacatagcaaaaccccatgtctactaaaaatacaaaaaaattggctgggagtggtggcgtgcgcctgtagtcccagctacttgggaggttgaggtgcaAGAATCTCTTGattgtgggaggcagaggctacagtgagccaagctcacaccactgcgctccatccTGGATAatagaaggagactctgtcttaaaaaaagaaaagaaaagaaaggtgttTGGGCTGCAAGTTAAAATGCAAGTATTTGGCCTggtgaggtggatcacttgaggccaggagtttgagaccagcctgggcaacatggggaaaccctatctctactaaaaatgtagaaattaacagtgggtggtggcacacacctgtagtcccagctatgttggaggctgaaatgagatcacctgagcccaggaggttgaggctgcagggagccatgactgcaccactgcactccagcctgggcaacagagagagaccgtgtctcaaagaaacaaaacaaaacgaataTTTTTCTATAGCCTAGAGCCAGAGTGGGCTGCCGCAGCTTCAGAGGTAAAAGAGCAGACGAAAGGAAAAGTGAAACTGGCAGCTGTGGATGCTACAGTCAATCAGGTTCTGGCCTCCCGATACGGGGTGAGTATACTTATAAGGCTCATTTCATTGTGAAATACATGGTGTTTCATTACTTCTTCCAATACTCCAGGCCTCCCTATGAGGTAGTAAAGGAGATGTTTAAACCATTTTGTAAGTGAAGAGATAAAGTCACTTTATTGTCATAACTAACAAGTCTGAAACTCAGGACTGTCAACTTTTCCCCCTAATGTCACACTGCTTCTGGTATATACTTAATGTGAGGTTTCAGCTTGCCCAGACGTATTCAAGTTGCTCATATGGCTGTTGTGAGttggtccatttgttctagagcAGGTACTTTGTGTTAATTATATGCCAGGGCTTGAATATGATTGGGCTAAACTTCACAGACTGTTAAAACTCCCTGATTTGATAATTGACCTCTGTGAGTCATTCCTTTGAAATCTGTGCAGTCTGGAGAACAGTTTTGTTACATTAAATTACCTATAAGGccagagtggtggctcacacctgtaatcccaacactttgggaggccaaggatcacttgaggccaggatttcaaaaccagcctggccaacatggtgaaaccccgtctctattaaaaatacaaatattagccgggtgtggtggtgcgtgcctgtagtcccagctactcaggaggctgaagtaggagaatcgcttgaacccaggaggcagaggttgcagtgagctgagattgcacctgtgctctccagcctgggcaacagagtgagactgcttcaaaaaaaaaaaaaaaaaaaaattacctataagGTGGTTTTAGAAACTGTAAAGATTGTGTTATTTTGCATTAAGTGTTAATTGGATTTTATCCTCTGACCTTTTTTTAATAGATTAGAGGATTTCCTACAATCAAGATATTTCAGAAAGGCGAGTCTCCTGTGGATTATGACGGTGGGCGGACAAGATCCGACATCGTGTCCCGGGCCCTTGATTTGTTTTCTGATAACGCCCCACCTCCTGAGCTGCTTGAGGTAAACCGCTTCCACTGCCTGTAGTCCAGAAAGCTTTTTTAGCTGATGGTGAGGAATGTTAAAGCAGTGTGACACACTGTTCATTTTATGCCCTTAAAGATACTCTCTTTAAAGTGGTTTCTATactttgaaatggaaaaaaagtctGATAAATTGCTTTTCATAACTTTTAGCATTAGAATAATTACACTGAACAGAAATACGAGCTTCTTAAAGATAGAGTGTATTCAATCACTCTTGCTTATCATTCTCAAAGTAATAGAACATTTATCAAGTACTAATCATGTAACAGGCACTGTTCTGGCgtctttatatagtttttttttgttttattttgttttgtttttttcatttaattatcacatGAACACTGAGAGGTAGATActgtttttatctccattttatatatggggaaattgaggcacagagccTCAagtgtgtataaacatataagACATATAATACATGTAAGTATTATCTATTTAAacaagtaagtggcagagccaggctgtGTCCAGGCATTGCGATTTCAGAGATGTTCGTATGTGTGCTaatcaccccacccccaccaccacagcTTCCACAGGCTTAAGAATCAGTAGCAGAAAAATCTCCTCTTAGAGAACATGCCTCCGGGTGTTTCCATACGAGGAAGTAGTCGTGGGAGAAATGTTTTCAATGAAAGTGACGGTGCGAAGGTCTTGTTTGCCAGCTTACCTTTAGGTGTTGTATCATGCAGCCTCCTGATCGTCCCTTGTCTTCTGGGTCCCACAGATTATCAATGAGGACATTGCCAAGAGGACGTGTGAGGAGCACCAGCTCTGTGTTGTGGCTGTGCTGCCCCATATCCTTGATACTGGTAAGACAGACGGAAATGATTTCCCTTAGCTGTTCTATGCTAGATGCTCTGAGCATACTTCCTAAATGGGTTAATTTTATGGACTCCTTTATCTTTACCTTTAAAAAACTTTGTTTAAATCAGGAGCTGCAGGCAGAAATTCTTATCTGGAAGTTCTTCTGAAGTTGGCagacaaatacaaaaagaaaatgtgggggtAAGTTACTGAGCTTACTGTCTGAGTGTCATCTGAACAGCTGATTATAGGCTTTCTTGAGAGTGGTTCCCCCGTGTTTTTGTAAGCTGTGTTCTATGTTTGCTCtgctatatgttttttttttttttttccctcctgcctcagcctcccaagtagctgggattataggcgcccgccaccacacccagctaatttttgtatttttagtagggttggggtttcaccatgttgtctaggctggtctcaaaactcctgacctcaggtgatccacccgcctccccctcccaaagtcctgggattacaggtgtaagccaccgcacccggcctgctctGCTATATGGTTTTTATTCAGGATGTGAAAACTTTATcatgggaggaaaagaaggaatgaagggcTGTCAGCACAGCATGCATTTTTCTCATAGGAATCATGTTTTAAATGGTGATTGGAGTGCCAGGTTAGCAGGCAGACACATAAGGAGT
The genomic region above belongs to Gorilla gorilla gorilla isolate KB3781 chromosome 12, NHGRI_mGorGor1-v2.1_pri, whole genome shotgun sequence and contains:
- the PDIA6 gene encoding protein disulfide-isomerase A6 produces the protein MALLVLGLVSCAFFLAVNGLYSSSDDVIELTPSNFNREVIQSDSLWLVEFYAPWCGHCQRLTPEWKKAATALKDVVKVGAVDADKHHSLGGQYGVQGFPTIKIFGSNKNRPEDYQGGRTGEAIVDAALSALRQLVKDRLGGRSGGYSSGKQGRSDSSSKKDVIELTDDSFDKNVLDSEDVWMVEFYAPWCGHCKNLEPEWAAAASEVKEQTKGKVKLAAVDATVNQVLASRYGIRGFPTIKIFQKGESPVDYDGGRTRSDIVSRALDLFSDNAPPPELLEIINEDIAKRTCEEHQLCVVAVLPHILDTGAAGRNSYLEVLLKLADKYKKKMWGWLWTEAGAQSELETALGIGGFGYPAMAAINARKMKFALLKGSFSEQGINEFLRELSFGRGSTAPVGGGAFPTIVEREPWDGRDGELPVEDDIDLSDVELDDLGKDEL